The Terriglobales bacterium genome window below encodes:
- a CDS encoding rhomboid family intramembrane serine protease — protein MIPLKDDTPRYSTPYVNYFLMALNTLIFLCMWLGVPAPAQQVVNVFGFQPYRVTALIRGSHAVSAELAFIPILTAMFMHASWLHLISNMWVLYIFGDNIEDHLGHFGYLVFYLLSGLAASLVHTFFNPLSRIPSVGASGAIAGVMGAYFVLFPSARVLTLVPFLFVFFLWLPAWIVLGYWFLVQFLSGAATSIAYSSQTGGGIAFWAHVGGFAAGLILIKLFPSQRRRRFRYDS, from the coding sequence ATGATCCCCCTGAAAGACGACACACCGCGCTACAGCACGCCGTACGTCAATTACTTCCTGATGGCGCTCAATACCCTGATCTTCCTCTGCATGTGGCTGGGCGTGCCGGCGCCGGCACAGCAGGTGGTCAACGTCTTCGGCTTCCAGCCTTATCGCGTGACCGCGCTGATCCGAGGCTCGCACGCGGTGAGCGCCGAGCTGGCCTTCATCCCGATCCTGACCGCCATGTTCATGCACGCCTCCTGGCTGCACCTGATCTCGAACATGTGGGTGCTCTACATCTTCGGCGACAACATCGAAGACCATCTCGGCCACTTCGGCTACCTGGTCTTCTACCTGCTCTCCGGCCTGGCCGCGTCGCTGGTGCACACCTTCTTCAATCCCCTCTCGCGCATCCCGAGCGTCGGCGCCAGCGGCGCCATTGCCGGAGTGATGGGCGCATACTTCGTGCTGTTCCCGTCGGCGCGCGTGCTCACGCTGGTTCCCTTCCTGTTCGTGTTCTTCCTCTGGCTGCCGGCCTGGATCGTGCTCGGCTATTGGTTCCTGGTGCAGTTCCTGAGCGGCGCCGCCACCTCGATCGCCTACTCCAGCCAGACCGGCGGCGGCATCGCATTCTGGGCGCACGTCGGAGGCTTTGCCGCCGGCCTGATTTTGATCAAGCTCTTCCCTTCTCAACGGCGGCGGCGTTTCCGCTACGATTCGTGA